Part of the Haliaeetus albicilla chromosome 28, bHalAlb1.1, whole genome shotgun sequence genome, CCAAGAGCCCCCTCCAAGCACAGCTTGTTCTCCCTCCAAGGGCTGCGAGGCAGGGTGGCAGGGAGAACGGCGGGCAGGCGTAAGCTGTTGTGGAACACggagaggaagagcagcaatGCCTGGCTGCAGGAGAGCATGTGTAAAGCCAGACAAACCAAGAGGCAACACCAGGGGCGTGACAAACCCTGGTGCAATTACATGTGCAAGAGGTCTCATTCTGCAGCACGCTCTGGGGCCAGGCACAGATCTTTTCCTGGTTGTTTGTGTCTCCGTTGTAGATTCAGAACCATGGGCATCCTCCGTGTGACCGTCCAGTCTCTCCAGAAGCCTGTTGTGAAGACCTCCAAGGGAAGCTACAAGAAGTAGTGAAGTAgtgagcaggggaaggggacaggTCGGTGTCTGGATGCTGTGACCCCCTTCCATGGTGTGTGTGCTCGTCCTGGCTATGACTGCGGAGGACGAGAAGTTTGGGATGGAGAAGCTTTATCCCTGTGCACATTAAACATTGGTGCCCCACTCCCAAGTATCCAGGGAGACAGGGATTGGGGGGGGGATGCTGAAGGGTCTCTACTCACCAGCACTGCAGCCAGGCACTGGGTACAGATTGAGTGGGGTCTCTCCTGGCACTCTAAAAACTCAGAGGCTGTGCTAAATCCACAAGCAGCTGTGGGGTGATGGCCTGGGACATTGGGATGATATACCAGTGGGCAACGGGCAGTGGAGGGGAGACAGCAGGACCGACGTTGTGAACTTCTTGAGGGAAGGTGGTAAATCACAGGAGATAGTGCTTGGCATAGGCAGGAAAGGGGTTATTTGCAGAGCCTCAAGCTGGAGGCTGAGCTTGAAGCCGAGGTCTGAGCTCCTTGCCCTGTGTTTGTGCCTCTGTACAGACTCGGGTGGGCAGCGCTGCGATGCTGCGTGGCTCTGCAGCCAGCGGTACCCCTTCCTCATGCCACTTCCCTGTTTTTCAGTGCAAAGCAGAAGCCTGCAAGAGGGCACTGAGGACAGTCCACGTTTCCAGGACAGGAGCAGGGACTCGGGTTTGCCAGGCAGTCTGAGAGAGGAGCGAGGAGGATGGCAATCGCAGGTCTGTCTCCGTAGCCTCAAAGGAGGGCAGGTGGGTCCGGGGTGTCTCTTTGTGGTGGACGACTGCCCGTCTGCCTGGGGCATCGGTCCTCAGGCAACCGGGACAGAGGAGCACCATGTCTGCCAGCCTCAGcggggagcagggctgcaggcgATCAGCCCTGCTGTGCCCAGAAATGTGCAGGCGCACACGGGCCTCAGGGGCATGTGGATGCTGGAAATGAGTGGCATCAATGGCATCAAGTCCCAGAGCTGGAGGGGGGAGGCAAGGGGAGCCCCGCACTTCAGATCTTGTCGGGCCTGCGTTTTACTCACTTGTCCAAAGATCACAAAGGATGTCCTTGTCTGGCCacaagtgaaagaaaagcattttcccaGAATAGCTCTTAACCCCTTCCTTACCAGACAACAGTGGTTTGCTCCCCTCCCATCACTGCAGTTTACTGACGAATGCGTCTCTTGtccatgtcgtggtttaaccccagccagcaactaagcaccacgcagccgctcactcactaaccaccccccccagtgggatgggggagaaaatcgggaaaagcagcaaaacccatgggttgagataagaacggtttaatagaacagaaaagaaactaaatgataatgataacactaataaaatgtacaaatgatgcgcagggcaattgctcaccacccgccaactgacacccagccagtccccgaggggcgattccccgcccccacctcccagttcctatactagatgggacgtcccatggtatggaataccctgtcagccagtttgggtcaggtgccctggctgtgtcctgtgccaacttcttgtgcccctccagctttctcgctggctgggcatgagaagctgaaaaatccttgactttagactaaacactacttagcaacaactgaaaacatcagttttatcaacattcttatactgaactcaaaacatagcaccttACAaactactaggaagacagttaactctatcccagctgaaaccaggacagtccaATGTGAGACCGTGGTGCAAAGGGCACGTGCGGGGCTAAGGGAGCCATACTGTCCTCCCAGTGATGGTCCACACACAGGACATCATTAAAGCCACCTTTGCTGTGACCAAAAATGCacatcccccccacccagtaACACATGCACAGCACAGAGATGCTCCTGCTCTCCTTGCAAGGGGAGTCCCGAGACCTCAGGGCCACAGGCTCAGAGCACACCTTGGGAAGGGTGCCATGAGACGCAACCACCAATGGGTTCCCCGCTTCGTGTTTTGCAGCAGGCGTCCCCACTGCAGGCTGTACCACACTATCAAGAGAGCACGCAGGTGCCAGGATGGGTCTGCTGCAGCAGCGGTGCACCGGGCACCTGCTGTGTGCACTGACCTTCCTTGAGGCTGCTGGAAACTTGGCCTTGATGCTCTACGCGCTGCTCTGGGAAGCCGGGAACCTGGTCGACCTCCCTGACAAACGCATTGGCTTTTACAACTTCTGCCTGTGGAACGCGacagctggggagctgcagtGCCTGGAGTACAAGCATCTGCAGGTGATGGGCATCAGCCTACCAGGAATGGTGCTAGCCAGGGTTTGTGTGTACGCCTGCCTGGTCTTCAGCATCTTCTACCCTGTTTTTGTTGCACACGTGAAgtgcagagaggagagagagggctGGAAGGCGATCCTCATCATACTCATCATCAAGATGATAATCCTGTCTGGAGGCCTGGgtacatttcttttccaaacctCGCAGTGGATTCACCTCTCGGATTTCACTGGGGGCTTCCTGGCATTGCTTGGGActcaggctctgctgctgctccagattCTCACTGCCACTATGTACCTCAGCTGGGCCAAGCAACACACATCCGTGTCAAAGCCCTTTTACTGATGGGGCCCTGCCCGTTGGGATTTGAGAGTGAAGAAGATGCAAGCGCTATTGATAACATGCTTTAAAACCGTAATCCCACTACAGCTTTAGTCACTGGTAGGAATTTGATCCTTAGTCCAAAGGCCCATATCCAGCCTCTGGCAAATGGCTGCGTGCAGTGCTcctgcagcaagcaggcagcagacACCAACACCCGCAGCACGGCATGGAAGCTTTCTGGGAACAGCAGCGTGCAACACACCCCTCGACCTGGGGCACAGCATCACAAGCGACAGCATTTCTGGCCCTGACCCAGAGGAGAGCGAAGGGGACGGATCAGAACCAGCACACAGTGGACACAACCCTCTGGCCACATCTAGCCTAAGTATAAGCAGGCAGAGAAGCAAACAGGCTTCCTTTCTTGGCATTGCCCAAAGAGActctgctccttctccaccTCCCGAACTCACCAGGGACGCCTTCGAAGCAACTTGAGGAGCTGCAGCTTCACACGGCCATCGCAGCAGTGGCAACCCCAGAGGTGCACTGGAAATACTCTTCGGCAGGAGCACCTGTACTTCACCTGCTGGAATAACACCTGGAGTGACTCTGCTTTAGTTCATTTGGGTGGAGTGGCCCACATCCAAccccaagcagcagcagagcccctgGAGAGGCAGACCAACAACTTGCTGAACACTGAACCCAGCTCTAATGAGGAGGGTTTCCACGAGGAAGCAGAGGATTTTGGTGCAGAGCCCCAGGTTTGTCCCCACTTACGTTACGGGGCTGAGCCCCGCAGTCCAGCAGCCTTTGAGACTCCAGGAGAACGGGTTCTGCACGAGGGCAGGTCACCACAAAGCTAGCTCAGACCAACGCGCGCCCCGTGCAAGCGTGTGCTCGGGGAGCAGCGCAAGGGCTGCCGAAGGCTGGGGTGCAGTGCCCCAGCTGGGCCATCACAGCCAGCGCACTGGATGGGGTCTCTCCGCCTCAGTGGCGGTGCACAGCACCGCTCCGTGCCACGTCTGTAGCCTCGCACAAAGCAGCGCCTGctttcccccccatccccttcGGGACACCAGGGTCCgttttctcccctgctgccgTCTTGGTGGGGCTGTGGCTGGTGACGCTGGTTTGACTGATTCTGCGTTTCATTAAAGGCTCTTGCGCCTGTCCTGGCTTCGCGTGGTTTGTTCATCCCCGCCTCAGACTGCCTCTTGCCACTGAGCCATCCTTATCCCTCCCTAGACCCCCCCGCACCCTGCCATGGGGTCAGCCTCCTCAGAACGGTCCCTGCCCCTGCCAGTCCGCTCCCACCCACGTCCTCCCCAGCTATGGGAGGCCTGGAGGCACATTCAGCGTCAGGCCCAACGGGGACAGCCTGCCAGGCCCCACGGCAGCTGTCACAGAGGGACCGCAAGGACAAGGGAGCCCCAAGGCTGAACCGCGACTATTGGGCTCCGCAGAGCCAGCAAAAGCCTGCCAGGGCCAGCAACGCCCCGCTCCCCTCGAGCCCCAGCACCGACCCACCAAAGGGACACTCACAGGAACCCAGATGTCCTCTTTAATCTCTCCGCGCTCCGAGACGCCGAGCAAAAACGAACACGACCTAACCCGGAGCCAAATCCCGCTGAACCCAGCGCACACCGGGAGAAGCGGGTGCCCCCTTCCTTTCCGCCACGGCTTTCAGGggcctcctcccagctccacAGGCTCCCAACCCAGCAGACCCACAGCCCGCTCCAGGTCCTCCTCCCACCGTCCCGGGTGGCCCCTTGGCTCCTGGGCAGCGGCGGAGCAGGCAACGTCAGCTGAAAAAGATCTCCCTGACGTATCTCAGAGCATCGTCCTCAGAGTCCTCCCAGCCCGTCCGCCCCGCGTCGGCACCGGCAGGGGACGGCAGAGCCGGGCTGCGGCCGCTGCCTCCCCCGGTGCTGGCCGTGCTCCCCGGAGCCTCCTCTGGCGCTGCCCggagctcctgctcctcctggctccCGGACCGGGCCTTCTCCTCAGCTTCCTCGCGCTGCAGGTTCTAACCGAAGGGAAAAACAACCAGACCCGGCTGTGCGCGAACTGCAGCccgaggggcagagggagcagccccccccgcgGGACACCCCCAGCCAGTCCCCagggagccgccgccgccggtggCAGCGCTCCCTGCCCGCTCCCCCGAGCCCTCCCCGCTGCCAGGACCGTGtgcgtgtgtcccccccgccccgggggctCCGGGCTCACCTCCGCCAGGACCGCCAGGGCCACATCCACCAGCTCCGCCTCGTTCATGCAGTACACCGCCGCCCTGCCAACCGCACGGGGAAGACGCTCAGGGCGAACCGGGCCCGGTCTCCCCGCCCACTCGCCCCAGCGGCACTACCTGGGACCCGccgcctgccgccgccgctgcccgccctcagcggggggggtccccgccgCGACCACCCGctcgtcccccgccgcctccaTCCAGGCCGGCAGCACCCGCCGCCTGCAGCCCGCCGCCATTtcccgcgcggggcggggccgccccgctTGGATCCGCCCccgggccccgccccgcctcggAATCGCCCCTTGGGCCCGCCCCCTTGGGGCCGCGCCCCCTTGGGACCGCGCCCCCTCGGGcccgccccctcctcccctgtgACGCCCCGTTGCTAGGCTGCCCCCTGCCGGCGCAGACGGCGTCCTGCGCGGAGCGGGAGCGACCGGAGCTGCCGGCGCTCGGGGCTCGGCTCTTCTCGCCCCTTCCGCGCTCGGGTTGGCCTCGGGGAGACCGCCCGGGGCTCGGCAGAGCCCGCCGGGCGCCATCCCCGCGGCGGCATGCAGCGGCTCTTCTCGCTCTGCCTGGGGAGGGtgcggcggccgccgcccgccgccggcgaAGCCGGAccctgcgccgccgccgccgccggcgaaGCCGGAccctgcgccgccgccgccgccgccggcgaaGCCGGAccctgcgccgccgccgccgccgccggcgaaGCCGGAccctgcgccgccgccgccggcgaaGCCGGAccctgcgccgccgccgccgccggcgaaGC contains:
- the TMEM140 gene encoding transmembrane protein 140 isoform X1, producing the protein MAIAAGVPTAGCTTLSREHAGARMGLLQQRCTGHLLCALTFLEAAGNLALMLYALLWEAGNLVDLPDKRIGFYNFCLWNATAGELQCLEYKHLQVMGISLPGMVLARVCVYACLVFSIFYPVFVAHVKCREEREGWKAILIILIIKMIILSGGLGTFLFQTSQWIHLSDFTGGFLALLGTQALLLLQILTATMYLSWAKQHTSVSKPFY
- the TMEM140 gene encoding transmembrane protein 140 isoform X2 — translated: MAIAGVPTAGCTTLSREHAGARMGLLQQRCTGHLLCALTFLEAAGNLALMLYALLWEAGNLVDLPDKRIGFYNFCLWNATAGELQCLEYKHLQVMGISLPGMVLARVCVYACLVFSIFYPVFVAHVKCREEREGWKAILIILIIKMIILSGGLGTFLFQTSQWIHLSDFTGGFLALLGTQALLLLQILTATMYLSWAKQHTSVSKPFY
- the CYREN gene encoding cell cycle regulator of non-homologous end joining: MAAGCRRRVLPAWMEAAGDERVVAAGTPPAEGGQRRRQAAGPRAAVYCMNEAELVDVALAVLAENLQREEAEEKARSGSQEEQELRAAPEEAPGSTASTGGGSGRSPALPSPAGADAGRTGWEDSEDDALRYVREIFFS